caTCAGTTACCATGTAATGTCGAGTTAATGATGTTTACACGTTAGGattatatttatcaaaaatgacatttggcctgtcaaaaatgacagttgACTTATCAAATATGACAGTTAGCGTTTAAATatcaatgttattaattatatcaGTTACCATATAATGTCAAGTTAATGATGTTTACACGGTAAGATTATGTCTAACtatcaaaaatgacatttgacctgtcaaaaatgacagttgacgtttaaatatcaatattatttattgcaactaataataatacttatcGTATAATGTCAATTTAATGATGTTCACATGTTAAGATTATGTCTAACtatcaaaaatgacattttacTTGTCATTAATGACATTTGACTTATCAAAAATGACagttgacgtttaaatattaaaattatttatttgatcaAATAATAATAGCTAACGGGTAATGTTAAGTTTATAATGTTTGCACATTAAGATTAtatccaattaccaaaaatgacatttggccTGTCAAAAGTGATAGTTGACGTTTAATTATCAATAGTATTTATTgcatcaaataataataattaacgaaaaaaaattaacaatgcTTATACGTTAAGATTATGCCTAACtatcaaaaatgacatttcacttatcaaaaatgacagttgacttgtcaaaaatgacagttgACTTGTCAAATATGACagttgacgtttaaatatcaatattattaattacatcaGTTACCGTATAATGTCAAGTTAATGATGTTTACACGTTAGGATTATGTTTAACtatcaaaaatgacatttggcctgtcaaaaatgacagttgacgtttaaatatcaatattatttattgcaactaataataatagttatcGTATAATGTCAAGTTAATGATGTTCACATGTTAAGATTATGCCTAACtatcaaaaatgacattttacTTGTCATTAATGACagttgacgtttaaatattaaaattttttatttgatcaaATAATAATAGCTAACGGGTAATGTTAGGTTTATTATGTTTGCAACATTAAGATTATATCCAATTACCGAAAATGACATTTGGCCTGTCAAAAATGATAGTTGACGTttaattatcaatattatttattgcatcatataataatagttaacgaataatgtcaaattaacGATGCTTATACGTTAAGATTATGCCTAACtatcaaaaatgacatttcacTTATCAAAAATGACAGTTGACTTGTCAAATATGACagttgacgtttaaatatcaatattattaattatatcagTTACCATATAATGTCAAGTTAATGATGTTTACACGTTAGGATTATGTTTAACtatcaaaaatgacatttggcctgtcaaaaatgacagttgacgtttaaatatcaatattatttattgcaactaataataatacttatcgtataatgttaatttaatgatGTTCACATGTTAAGATTATGCCtatcaaaaatgacatttgactTGTCATTAATGACATTTGACTTATCAAAAATGACagttgacgtttaaatattaaaattttttatttgatcaaataataataatagctaACGGGTAATGTTAAGTTTATGATGTTTGCACATTCAGATTATATCCAATTACCGAAAATGACATTTGGCCTGTCAAAAATGATAGTTGACGTttaattatcaatattattaattgcatcaaataataatagcTAACGaataatgtcaaattaacGATGCTTATACGTTAAGATTATGCCTAACtatcaaaaatgacatttcacttatcaaaaatgacatttcacTTATCAAAAATGACAGTTGACTTGTCAAATATGACagttgacgtttaaatattaatattattaattgcaTTAGTTACCATGTAATGTTAAGTTAATGATGTTTACACGTTAGGATTATATCtatcaaaaatgacatttggcctgtcaaaaatgacagttgacgtttaaatatcaatattatttattgcaactaataataatacttatcGTATAATGTCAATTTAATGATGTTCACATGTTTAGATTATGCCtatcaaaaatgacattttacTTGTCATTAATGACATTTGACTTATCAAAAATGACagttgacgtttaaatattaaaattttttatttgatcaaATAATAATAGCTAACGGGTAATGTTAGGTTTATTATGTTTGCAACATTAAGATTATATCCAATTACCGAAAATGACATTTGGCCTGTCAAAAATGATAGTTGACgtttatttatcaatattatttattgcatcatataataatagttaacgaataatgtcaaattaacTATGCTTATACGTTAAGATTATGCctaattatcaaaaatgacatttcacTTATCAAAAATGACAGTTGACTTGTCAAATATGACagttgacgtttaaatattaatattattaattgcaTTAGTTACCATGTAATGTTAAGTTAATGATGTTTACACGTTAGGATTATATCtatcaaaaatgacatttggcctgtcaaaaatgacagttgACTTGTCAAATATGACagttgacgtttaaatatcaatattattaattacatcaGTCACCATCAAGTTAATGATGTTTACACGTTAAGATTATGCCTAACtatcaaaaatgacatttcacTTATCAAAAATGACAGTTAACTTGTCAAAATGATagttgacgtttaaatatcaatattgtttattgcaactaataataatagttaccgtgtaatgtcaaattaatgatgtttacaCGTTAAGATTATGCCTAactatcaaaatgacatttggcctgtcaaaaatgacagttgacttttaaatattaaaattatttatttgatcaAATAATAACAGCTAACGGGTAATGTTAAGTTTATGGTATTTGCGCATTAAGATTAAGTCCAATTGCCAAAATTGACATTTggaatgtcaaaaatgacagttgacgtttaattaccaatattatttattgcatcAAATAATAACAGTTAACGAGTAATTCCAAATTAACGATGCTTACACGTTAAGATTAAACCtatcaaaaatgacatttgatatgtcaaaaatgacagttgACGTTTAACTATTAAAATGATCTATTAAATCGAATAATAACAATGTTATATTTAGGATGTTTACTTGCACatagatatattttaaattcatttctccaaAATAACTTTATCGCAGTCAACAAAAACCAGttccaaaaaaaatctaaccATGCATAAAATGGCTATTGTTAcatataaaattcatttgGCATCTCACAAAGCGTATTTATCAAAAAcgcaaaatggtttttatatgtttttgtAACATTGTGCGGTCCACAATAATTCTTTTTGGGTCTCGTTGATAGAAACGTTTTGAATATCGCACATTCGCATACGCCGTTCCATTTCGTTTGCCAGATTTTAACTCTACCTACACCAAAAATACACGCAGCTTAAATGTAATACTTCTTGCCAAAGTCGGATTGAGAACCGCATAATTTCGCCTTGGATTTCAGTAAAATAATTAGTTACCAAGTCTTTTTGGCTACGAATCATCTATATTTTAATCgggtttaattaataaatcttttttgaaacACATTTTAAAGTTCATAAATTGGCTAACAACAATGCCAGCTTTAAATGTTGTATTATTTATCGTCCGTAGAAAATTGAAAGTTTGGACCAGGAAATGGTGTTCAAAACAAAAGGAGTTAATGACCGGGTGtaactatttttatttgtctGTGCCGTAGCCAAAACGTAAACAAGCATTGTttgaaaaatctatttttaaacattttttttattaatgaagattattattttagatcTCCGTGGTGGGCAAAGCAGTTTTAATAACAGGATGTGATTCAAGGATGGGTTACGCTCTGGCTAGATATCTAGATGAATTAGGATTTACGGTTTTCGCCGGGTTTCAAAACGTCGAAGATAACCAATACGCCGACGATCTTAAAGAAGAATCGAGCGGACGACTTCACGTCTTGCAACTCGACGTTTCCTCTGAAACCCAAATTCTCGCAGCTTCTTTGTACATTGTTGAACATCTTCCAGATGACGCCCCCGGACTTTGGGCCGTCATCCACGCCGCCAATTATTTTGCAATGGGTGAAATCGAATGGATACCTTATGATGCGGTGAAAAAAGCAACCGAAGTTAATTTGGTCGGGGCTACAAGAGTCACCCAAGTGATGGCTCCGCTTCTACGAAGAGCTAAAGGGAGATTGGTGTTTTTATCTTCTGGGTTATGTAGGATTACTTCGCCGGTTCGTGGACTTCATTGTGCTTTATTCGCCGCTGTTGAAGCACAAGCGATGTGTTTGAGGCAAGAAATGAGATCTAGAGGGGTtgatgttgttgttgttgcacCTGGAGAGTTTACAGCTTGTGCTTCTTGGTTGACGGAAGAAGATCTTTTAGAGGAGGCGAAAGAAATGTGGGCGAGATTGGGGAGAGAGGCTAGAAAAGAATATGGCGAGCAATATTTTGAAACTGCTGTTAGGAgcttggaaaaatattgtaaagtaCAGGTAAAAAAATACtcctaatttcttttttgggttattttaaattacaaattataataaaactgtttttaGGACGGAGATTTAGCAGCGGTTTTAAAAGCATTGTCGGATTCGATCACCCGAACATTTCCACTAGAGAAATACACTCCGGttaccaaaaaagaaaaactacaAGCTTTTATCTCCGATCATCTTCCACGGCCGGTTTATGACGTTTTCtattcttaaattaatttataaatcgaaatattctcgaatatttgtttaaagtaaaatcaattcattttttagatgataaatattagaaaaaataacatttcaagTAGGAGTCTGAAAAAGAATTGgactgaaaatgaaaaaaaaaaaaataagaaaaaataaataaatgtgaaTTAGATGATCAATTTTGTTTGAGTCTGTAGGTGTATTTTGAAATGTGGATTTGGGTgctgtaataaaatttgaaaaaatatgtttattgtAGATTTCAAAATCtataataaaattctaaaataatcgagtttgtttttaattttagatgaaAAAGTTTAATACGAAATCGAGTCTCCATCTAATAATCCTTATTAAGTAATCCAGTAATCCTGATACCACGTCTGGGCACAGAAAGAACGTTTTGTGaccttgaaataaaatcaccATCTTATCGTGAG
This region of Onthophagus taurus isolate NC chromosome 3, IU_Otau_3.0, whole genome shotgun sequence genomic DNA includes:
- the LOC111414472 gene encoding D-beta-hydroxybutyrate dehydrogenase, mitochondrial codes for the protein MSGPFKRRPSLKTLPAGPIIKSASLRRRSSLGIGQIPTPPQQELPWDVVDRCFMPIVYCQAAAFILSTVFNFLDISQVSALTLFILFAIITIALILFYHNIKISVVGKAVLITGCDSRMGYALARYLDELGFTVFAGFQNVEDNQYADDLKEESSGRLHVLQLDVSSETQILAASLYIVEHLPDDAPGLWAVIHAANYFAMGEIEWIPYDAVKKATEVNLVGATRVTQVMAPLLRRAKGRLVFLSSGLCRITSPVRGLHCALFAAVEAQAMCLRQEMRSRGVDVVVVAPGEFTACASWLTEEDLLEEAKEMWARLGREARKEYGEQYFETAVRSLEKYCKVQDGDLAAVLKALSDSITRTFPLEKYTPVTKKEKLQAFISDHLPRPVYDVFYS